The following proteins are co-located in the Nonlabens ponticola genome:
- a CDS encoding ABC transporter ATP-binding protein yields the protein MKELKKLNRLFAKYKWQLIGGIVVTIISRVLSLVLPKYVGKIINLLRDYDQGDVTDMEFLRSELLTFVGIILGATLLAAGLTFIMRQLIIVVSRHLEYDLKNIIYQQYQRLSLGFYKNNRTGDLMNRISEDVSKVRMYMGPSIMYGINMITLFAVVIPAMINTAPTLALYTIVPLPFLSIAIYIVSREIHKRSTLVQQYLSNLNTISQEAFSGISVIKAYNLAPQMNQQFSQVANDSKDKNIDLARVQALFFPLMVLLIGASNIAVIYIGGRQVISGEIEVGTIPEFLIYVNMLTWPVAIVGWVTNMIQQAEASQKRINQFLDIEPQIQNLVPESSRVTGHIEFKNVNFVYEDTNIHALKDLSFEVPAGKTLAILGKTGSGKSTVLELIGRLYDVTDGVVTIDGDAIQSVNLDDLRQAIGYVPQDAFLFSDTIGKNIAFGKNDASQEEIETAAKNAVVHKNIKNFTLGYDTVLGERGITLSGGQKQRVSIARAIIKQPKILLFDDCLSAVDTETEEKILNNLKKVTQDTTTIIVSHRVSSAKNADMIIVLDEGRIIEQGDHQSLVNNGGFYAELYANQMLEQQPIA from the coding sequence ATGAAAGAACTTAAAAAGCTCAACCGTTTATTTGCAAAATATAAATGGCAATTGATAGGTGGTATCGTTGTTACCATCATATCGCGCGTCCTATCGCTGGTGCTTCCTAAATATGTAGGTAAGATTATCAATCTCCTGAGAGATTATGATCAAGGCGATGTGACTGACATGGAATTCTTGCGCAGCGAGCTACTCACTTTTGTCGGGATTATTCTGGGCGCGACATTACTAGCTGCTGGTCTTACTTTTATCATGCGCCAGCTAATTATTGTCGTTTCACGCCATCTGGAATACGACCTTAAGAATATTATTTATCAGCAATACCAGCGATTATCATTGGGTTTCTATAAAAACAACCGTACAGGTGATTTGATGAATCGTATAAGCGAGGACGTCTCTAAAGTGCGCATGTACATGGGGCCATCGATTATGTATGGTATTAATATGATCACTTTGTTTGCGGTGGTAATACCTGCCATGATCAATACGGCACCAACACTAGCACTTTACACCATCGTACCTTTGCCTTTCCTATCGATAGCGATCTACATTGTAAGCCGTGAGATCCACAAGCGATCGACACTGGTACAACAATATCTTTCTAATCTTAACACGATATCGCAAGAAGCCTTTAGCGGGATTTCAGTAATTAAGGCATATAATCTAGCGCCGCAGATGAACCAGCAGTTCTCGCAGGTAGCAAATGACAGCAAGGATAAAAATATAGATCTCGCTAGAGTGCAGGCCTTATTTTTTCCTTTGATGGTGCTGCTCATAGGTGCCAGTAATATTGCCGTTATTTACATTGGTGGGCGACAGGTGATCAGCGGTGAGATTGAAGTAGGTACCATTCCAGAATTCCTGATATATGTTAATATGCTTACCTGGCCAGTAGCTATTGTAGGTTGGGTGACTAACATGATCCAGCAGGCTGAGGCTTCTCAAAAACGCATCAATCAATTCCTAGACATTGAACCACAAATTCAAAATCTAGTACCAGAATCATCACGGGTTACGGGTCATATTGAATTTAAGAATGTCAACTTCGTTTATGAGGATACTAATATTCATGCATTGAAAGACCTGAGCTTTGAAGTGCCGGCAGGAAAAACACTCGCGATCTTAGGTAAAACAGGAAGCGGTAAAAGTACCGTACTAGAGTTAATTGGTAGATTATATGACGTTACTGATGGTGTCGTGACCATCGATGGCGATGCGATCCAGTCTGTAAATCTTGACGATTTGCGACAAGCTATAGGTTATGTACCTCAAGATGCGTTTCTGTTTTCTGATACGATAGGTAAAAATATCGCCTTTGGTAAAAATGATGCCAGTCAAGAGGAGATTGAAACTGCTGCCAAAAATGCAGTGGTGCATAAAAACATTAAGAATTTCACCCTTGGATACGACACCGTTCTAGGTGAACGTGGCATCACATTAAGTGGTGGTCAAAAACAACGCGTTTCCATTGCGCGTGCGATTATTAAGCAACCTAAAATCCTATTGTTTGACGATTGTTTGAGTGCCGTTGATACAGAGACTGAAGAAAAGATACTGAACAATCTCAAAAAGGTGACTCAGGATACGACCACTATCATCGTGAGCCACCGTGTGAGCAGCGCCAAAAATGCCGACATGATCATAGTATTGGATGAAGGTAGAATCATCGAACAAGGTGACCATCAATCACTTGTAAACAATGGTGGTTTCTATGCAGAGTTGTACGCAAATCAAATGCTGGAACAACAACCCATCGCATAG
- a CDS encoding transcription antitermination protein NusB, whose amino-acid sequence MLTRRQLRIKVMQAVFSFHRQRPDDLKDLEKFLNSSMTQTLTLFLYMAQLLVRLHEIAVEKHKAAQSRHLGSQAEKNITSALIDNVVLKQLASSEVLKEALAKRKLKPWDLDSKYVENIYNDIIKSKEYVMYASEPSPSIKKDQTFITNIYTDVIAPSDQLMDYLEDVHITWMDDYPLVNTAMIMFLRKVKPNKEVKLPELVKDTDDIKFAMELFRKTILNHDELAKRVEGKTPNWDKDRIAQIDSVLIMMAQCEFLYFPTIPVKVSLNEYLEISKDYSSPKSSVFINGILDNLLKQFQKNDQINKIGRGTM is encoded by the coding sequence ATGCTTACTAGACGACAATTGCGCATCAAGGTTATGCAGGCAGTATTTTCATTTCACAGGCAGCGACCTGATGATTTGAAGGATCTTGAGAAATTCCTGAATTCCAGCATGACGCAAACGTTGACCTTGTTTTTGTACATGGCACAATTACTTGTTCGTTTGCATGAAATAGCGGTAGAAAAACATAAGGCGGCACAGTCACGCCATTTAGGGTCTCAGGCAGAGAAAAATATCACCAGCGCACTTATCGATAATGTAGTTCTCAAGCAATTAGCAAGTAGCGAGGTGCTCAAAGAAGCCCTTGCAAAACGTAAGTTGAAACCTTGGGATCTAGACTCAAAATATGTTGAGAACATCTACAACGACATTATCAAGAGTAAGGAATATGTGATGTATGCTAGCGAGCCTAGCCCATCCATTAAAAAAGATCAAACTTTCATCACTAACATTTATACTGATGTAATCGCGCCCAGCGACCAACTCATGGATTATCTAGAAGATGTGCATATCACATGGATGGACGATTATCCACTAGTAAATACGGCGATGATCATGTTCCTGCGCAAAGTGAAGCCTAACAAAGAGGTGAAGCTTCCAGAACTAGTTAAGGATACTGATGATATCAAGTTTGCGATGGAGCTATTCCGCAAGACGATCTTGAATCATGATGAGCTGGCTAAAAGAGTAGAAGGTAAAACGCCTAACTGGGATAAAGATCGTATCGCACAGATAGATAGCGTCCTCATTATGATGGCGCAATGTGAGTTTTTATATTTTCCAACGATACCTGTTAAGGTAAGTCTCAATGAATATCTAGAGATTTCAAAGGATTATAGCTCACCTAAGAGTAGCGTTTTTATCAACGGTATCCTCGATAATCTCCTCAAACAATTTCAAAAGAACGATCAGATCAATAAGATAGGTCGTGGAACAATGTAA
- a CDS encoding Glu/Leu/Phe/Val family dehydrogenase: MSQQQFTTLDQIINQDPVFGQLSFNDHEQVVFCNDKDTGLKAIIGIHNTVLGPALGGTRMWNYDNEWSALNDALRLSRGMTYKSAITGLNLGGGKAVIIGDAKTQKTPEMMRKFGEFVHSLSGKYITAEDVGMTTEDMDTVREVTPYVTGISQEKGGAGNPSPITAYGVFMGMKAAAQYKFGTDVLEDKVIYVEGIGNVGETLVEHLTEEGAKVFIADINRERLEEVRAKYGATIYEGSDLHAEPMDIYAPCALGATVNDNSINKFQASVIAGAANNQLADEHKHGMLLQQRGIVYAPDFLINAGGIINVYAELEGYDRNEIMRKTENIYTTTLEIFNKAQENGVTTHLAALQIAEARINARRKDNH, from the coding sequence ATGTCTCAACAACAATTTACGACTCTGGATCAAATAATCAATCAGGATCCCGTATTTGGACAACTGTCCTTTAATGACCATGAACAAGTTGTGTTTTGCAATGACAAAGATACAGGTTTAAAGGCCATCATAGGAATTCATAATACGGTGTTAGGCCCAGCTTTAGGTGGCACCAGAATGTGGAATTATGACAATGAGTGGTCTGCACTCAATGACGCGTTAAGGTTGTCACGTGGGATGACTTATAAAAGTGCGATTACTGGACTTAATCTAGGTGGTGGCAAGGCCGTGATTATAGGCGATGCAAAAACACAGAAAACGCCAGAAATGATGCGTAAGTTCGGTGAATTTGTGCATTCTTTGAGCGGTAAATACATCACTGCCGAAGACGTAGGAATGACTACAGAAGACATGGATACCGTGAGAGAAGTCACTCCTTATGTTACAGGAATCTCACAGGAAAAAGGTGGTGCAGGAAATCCATCGCCCATCACGGCCTACGGTGTTTTTATGGGAATGAAAGCAGCGGCTCAATATAAATTTGGCACTGATGTTCTTGAGGATAAAGTGATTTATGTAGAAGGTATAGGTAATGTAGGTGAGACGCTGGTCGAGCATTTAACTGAAGAAGGCGCCAAGGTCTTCATCGCAGATATCAATCGCGAACGGCTGGAAGAGGTGAGAGCAAAGTATGGCGCGACCATCTATGAAGGATCAGACCTGCATGCAGAGCCTATGGATATCTATGCACCTTGTGCGCTGGGCGCGACTGTCAATGATAATAGCATCAATAAGTTTCAGGCCAGTGTTATCGCTGGTGCCGCAAACAATCAGTTGGCAGATGAGCATAAGCACGGCATGTTATTGCAGCAGCGTGGTATCGTCTATGCGCCAGATTTCTTGATCAACGCAGGTGGAATCATCAATGTCTATGCAGAGCTGGAAGGCTATGACCGCAACGAGATCATGCGCAAGACAGAGAATATCTATACCACGACGCTGGAAATCTTTAATAAAGCACAGGAAAATGGCGTGACTACACACCTTGCAGCTCTTCAAATCGCCGAGGCTCGTATCAATGCCAGGAGAAAGGACAACCACTAG
- a CDS encoding alpha-1,4-glucan--maltose-1-phosphate maltosyltransferase, whose product MNQERVVIENVQPQINAGRHPIKRISQETVHVSANVLVDGHDIVQASVMYKHEKARKWQENRLLDQGNDLWSGSFQVEKLGSYEYKLVGWVDYALNWQHGISRKLADGQHVKSELLDGVIHLEHAFAKANKTESSYLKKTIELFQNDADYDAAVQIATSSELHDIFYKYPARLFLASSDSYTCTVDRKKARFSTWYEFFPRSAGSNYEHGTFKDCEKLLPYVQEMGFDTLYFPPVHPVGDVNRKGKNNTTTAHGDDVGSCWGIGSKHGGHMALHPHLGSEEDFKELIQQAKSLGIEVSMDYALQAAPDHPWVKKHKAWFRWRPDGTVQYAENPPKKYQDILPIYFETPDWKNLWKELLKIALYWVEEFDIKVFRVDNPHTKPFHFWEYLISEVKKKHNDVIFLAEAFTKPKVMQQLAKVGFQQSYTYFTWRNNKHELTEYLTELTQNQEREYMQPNFWPNTPDINPWALQSGNESVHLQRYALAATLSSSIGIYGPVFEQMISSALPGKEEYLDSEKFQIANYDWSLRNKLTLLITKINQARHDLPALQQTNNLQFLHNDNDQLLTYYKWSDNHQSEVIVAVNLDPHYEQESWVAMPLERMQIDEHHTYTVKDVITGSSYNWKGTHNFVKLNPVLPFHIFEVQR is encoded by the coding sequence ATGAATCAGGAACGAGTTGTCATTGAGAACGTCCAGCCGCAAATCAACGCTGGTAGACATCCCATAAAACGCATTAGTCAGGAAACGGTCCATGTGAGCGCAAATGTTTTGGTGGACGGTCACGATATCGTTCAGGCCTCTGTCATGTACAAACATGAAAAGGCTCGCAAGTGGCAAGAGAACAGACTTTTAGATCAAGGCAATGACCTTTGGAGTGGTTCTTTCCAAGTAGAAAAACTGGGTTCTTATGAATATAAACTTGTGGGTTGGGTCGATTACGCACTCAATTGGCAGCATGGAATTTCCCGCAAACTGGCAGATGGTCAACACGTGAAAAGTGAGTTGCTTGATGGAGTGATTCATTTGGAGCACGCTTTCGCGAAAGCAAACAAAACAGAGTCATCATACCTTAAAAAAACCATCGAACTATTTCAAAACGATGCTGACTATGACGCCGCAGTTCAGATAGCCACATCAAGCGAGTTGCACGACATTTTCTACAAATATCCAGCTAGATTATTCCTAGCCAGCAGCGATAGTTATACGTGTACTGTCGATAGAAAAAAGGCACGATTCTCAACCTGGTATGAGTTTTTCCCACGCAGTGCAGGCAGCAATTATGAGCACGGTACATTCAAGGATTGTGAGAAACTGTTGCCATACGTGCAGGAAATGGGTTTTGATACCTTGTATTTTCCACCAGTTCATCCAGTTGGAGACGTAAATAGAAAGGGAAAGAACAATACTACGACCGCGCACGGCGACGATGTAGGTTCTTGTTGGGGTATCGGTTCTAAGCATGGTGGTCATATGGCGTTGCATCCACATCTGGGTAGTGAGGAAGATTTTAAGGAACTTATCCAGCAAGCCAAATCCTTAGGTATAGAAGTGTCAATGGATTATGCATTACAAGCAGCACCAGATCATCCATGGGTAAAGAAACACAAAGCGTGGTTCCGTTGGAGACCTGATGGTACGGTTCAGTATGCAGAAAATCCGCCGAAAAAATATCAGGATATTCTACCTATTTATTTCGAGACGCCAGACTGGAAAAATCTTTGGAAAGAATTGCTGAAAATCGCTTTGTATTGGGTAGAAGAGTTTGATATCAAAGTATTTAGAGTTGATAATCCGCATACCAAACCTTTTCATTTTTGGGAATACTTGATAAGCGAGGTCAAGAAAAAGCACAACGATGTGATCTTTCTTGCTGAGGCTTTTACCAAACCTAAGGTGATGCAGCAGCTTGCCAAGGTAGGCTTCCAGCAATCCTACACTTATTTCACCTGGCGCAACAACAAACACGAGCTCACCGAGTATTTGACAGAGCTTACCCAGAATCAAGAACGTGAATACATGCAGCCCAATTTCTGGCCCAACACTCCAGATATCAATCCATGGGCACTGCAGTCGGGAAATGAGAGTGTGCATTTACAACGCTATGCACTAGCCGCAACTTTAAGTTCCAGTATCGGGATTTATGGGCCTGTTTTTGAGCAAATGATATCGAGTGCCTTGCCAGGCAAGGAAGAATATCTAGATTCAGAAAAGTTCCAGATTGCTAACTACGACTGGAGTTTACGCAACAAACTCACACTCTTGATCACCAAAATCAATCAAGCGCGCCATGATTTGCCAGCCTTGCAACAAACCAATAACCTACAGTTTTTGCACAATGATAATGACCAGCTATTGACCTATTATAAGTGGAGTGATAATCATCAAAGTGAGGTGATCGTGGCGGTAAACTTGGATCCACATTATGAGCAGGAAAGTTGGGTTGCCATGCCACTAGAGCGCATGCAAATAGATGAGCATCATACCTACACCGTTAAAGATGTGATCACAGGTAGCAGTTACAACTGGAAAGGCACGCACAATTTTGTAAAACTCAACCCAGTTTTGCCGTTTCACATTTTTGAGGTGCAGCGATAG
- a CDS encoding SRPBCC family protein — protein sequence MPSIHLRTEIKAPIELVFDLARSIDLHEHSMEHTNEKAIAGRTSGLVQQGETVTWQAKHLGITQKLTSKIIAVQPHHYFADEMKSGAFKRFKHEHFFETSSNGCIMRDIFDYDSPLGILGSLVDAIFLKKYMTDLLKRRNQLLKEFAESDRWKNLPGMRENY from the coding sequence ATGCCCAGCATTCATCTGAGAACCGAAATCAAAGCACCCATTGAACTAGTCTTTGATCTGGCGCGTAGTATTGATTTGCACGAGCACTCGATGGAGCATACTAATGAGAAAGCCATTGCAGGCAGAACATCTGGATTGGTTCAACAAGGCGAGACCGTAACCTGGCAAGCCAAGCATCTAGGCATCACCCAAAAACTTACCAGCAAAATCATAGCCGTGCAACCTCATCACTACTTTGCTGATGAGATGAAAAGTGGCGCTTTCAAGAGATTCAAACATGAGCACTTTTTTGAAACCTCAAGTAATGGATGTATAATGCGAGACATTTTTGACTACGACTCGCCATTAGGTATCCTAGGCTCACTAGTAGATGCCATTTTCCTCAAAAAATACATGACTGATTTATTAAAGCGTCGCAATCAATTACTCAAAGAGTTTGCCGAGTCAGATCGCTGGAAAAACTTGCCTGGAATGCGGGAAAATTATTGA
- the glgB gene encoding 1,4-alpha-glucan branching protein GlgB — MSTVLTHSLFTDFDIDLFKAGKHYRLYEKFGSHVITKDGVEGTYFAVWAPSAKAVSVIGDFNFWVEGEHPLHVRWDSSGIWEGFVPGVKHGATYKYKIHSSHNDIKTEKADPYARRCEHPPKTASVVWDYKPNWTDKKWMQKRAKHNALDSAYSVYEVHLGSWKRKIEEDRSLSFLELADELVDYAKKMEFTHIEFMPIMEYPYDPSWGYQITGYFAPTSRFGYPEEFAQLVDSIHNAGLGVILDWVPSHFPEDAHGLGFFDGTALYEHPDRRRGYHPDWKSLIFNYGRNEVKSFLISNALFWLDQYHVDGLRVDAVASMLFLDYSREDGEWEPNVHGGRENLEAIAFMREMNEAVYLNYPDTQTIAEESTSFPMVSKPTSIGGLGFGMKWMMGWMHDTLEYFKKEPIYRRHHQNDLTFSMTYAFTENFMLPLSHDEVVYGKSSIIGRMPGDDWQKFANLRLLYSYMFTHPGGNLLMMGSEFGQHEEWKFNGSLDWHLTDFEPHKGIQAVLTDLNKLYKKQPELHELQFDAAGFEWISHEDADNSVISYVRKGKDSHLVIVCNMTPVPRENYRIGLPENKNYKLLFNSDESKYGGSDFKVKKSIKSQEESWQYRDQSGVVDLPPLGVLVYGI; from the coding sequence ATGTCCACCGTACTCACACATTCCCTATTTACTGACTTTGATATTGACTTGTTCAAAGCAGGCAAGCATTATCGATTGTACGAGAAGTTTGGTTCTCATGTCATCACTAAAGATGGAGTAGAAGGAACCTATTTTGCGGTTTGGGCACCAAGTGCCAAGGCTGTTTCCGTCATTGGAGATTTCAATTTTTGGGTAGAAGGTGAACACCCATTGCATGTGCGTTGGGATAGTAGCGGTATTTGGGAAGGATTTGTTCCTGGAGTCAAGCATGGTGCGACTTACAAATACAAGATTCACAGTTCGCATAACGATATCAAAACAGAGAAAGCCGATCCATACGCACGTCGATGCGAGCATCCACCAAAAACCGCTAGCGTGGTTTGGGATTACAAACCCAACTGGACCGACAAAAAGTGGATGCAAAAGCGCGCCAAACACAATGCGCTGGATAGCGCTTATTCTGTTTATGAGGTGCATCTGGGCAGCTGGAAACGCAAGATAGAAGAAGACCGCAGCCTGAGTTTTCTAGAATTGGCTGACGAGCTCGTGGATTATGCCAAAAAGATGGAATTCACTCATATCGAGTTTATGCCGATTATGGAGTATCCGTATGATCCATCTTGGGGTTATCAGATCACAGGATACTTTGCGCCTACCTCAAGATTTGGTTATCCAGAAGAATTTGCACAGTTGGTAGATTCCATTCACAATGCAGGATTAGGAGTAATTCTAGATTGGGTGCCATCACATTTCCCAGAAGATGCGCACGGTCTAGGATTTTTTGACGGTACCGCTTTGTATGAGCATCCAGATCGCAGACGCGGTTATCATCCAGACTGGAAATCATTGATCTTTAATTATGGTCGTAATGAAGTCAAAAGTTTTTTAATATCCAACGCTCTTTTCTGGCTAGATCAATATCATGTAGATGGCTTGCGAGTTGACGCAGTGGCCAGCATGTTATTCCTAGATTATTCAAGAGAAGATGGAGAATGGGAACCTAATGTTCACGGTGGTCGTGAAAACCTGGAAGCCATTGCTTTTATGCGTGAGATGAACGAGGCAGTCTATCTCAATTATCCAGACACGCAAACCATTGCTGAGGAAAGCACCAGCTTTCCTATGGTAAGCAAGCCTACCAGCATAGGTGGTCTTGGTTTTGGGATGAAGTGGATGATGGGCTGGATGCACGACACGTTGGAATATTTCAAGAAAGAGCCTATTTATAGACGCCACCATCAAAATGATTTGACGTTCTCCATGACTTATGCTTTTACAGAGAATTTTATGTTGCCACTATCGCACGATGAGGTGGTTTACGGTAAGTCCAGTATTATAGGTCGCATGCCTGGAGACGATTGGCAGAAGTTTGCCAACCTGCGTTTGCTTTACAGCTACATGTTCACGCATCCAGGCGGTAATTTACTGATGATGGGATCAGAATTTGGCCAGCATGAAGAATGGAAATTTAATGGCAGTCTTGACTGGCATCTAACAGACTTTGAACCACATAAAGGAATTCAAGCGGTACTTACGGACTTGAACAAACTTTACAAAAAACAGCCAGAGCTGCACGAGCTACAGTTTGATGCAGCAGGTTTTGAATGGATCTCACATGAGGATGCTGACAATAGTGTGATAAGCTATGTGCGTAAAGGCAAAGACTCACATCTCGTCATCGTTTGTAACATGACGCCAGTACCTAGAGAAAATTATCGCATTGGTTTGCCAGAAAATAAGAACTATAAATTGCTATTCAATAGCGATGAGTCCAAGTACGGTGGTAGCGACTTTAAAGTCAAAAAATCTATCAAATCTCAAGAAGAGTCGTGGCAATACCGTGATCAAAGTGGAGTAGTGGACTTACCGCCGTTGGGAGTTTTGGTGTATGGTATTTGA
- the yajC gene encoding preprotein translocase subunit YajC, whose translation MEQILQFAPYILIVLVFYFLIIRPQSKRRKEEKQFAESLKVGDRVITTSGIHGKVNQINAEKGTVMVDTNAGKLLFERSAISVELTRKLQAPAEKK comes from the coding sequence ATGGAACAGATTTTACAGTTTGCGCCGTACATATTAATTGTACTGGTCTTTTATTTCTTAATCATTAGACCACAATCCAAACGACGCAAAGAAGAAAAACAATTTGCCGAATCTTTAAAAGTAGGTGATAGAGTCATCACAACCAGCGGTATTCATGGCAAGGTTAATCAGATCAATGCCGAGAAAGGTACCGTAATGGTGGACACCAATGCAGGAAAGCTACTTTTTGAAAGATCAGCTATATCAGTTGAGCTTACAAGAAAGCTGCAAGCACCTGCTGAGAAGAAGTAA
- a CDS encoding maltokinase N-terminal cap-like domain-containing protein yields MSKVKLTNPTRWENLLDDPAFKKQLTEDVLENYVVSQRWYGGKSSTLKYLEISEFFTIAHKGDHFYGLLLEVNFKEAFYQHYFLPLGFVEDKKAAGDGLIAPVQLGEKTGYLVDALYLDSFRKVLFEKIIESHPVEGLGTITFHAGEQLEETEYISSRFLGAEQSNTSIIFNDKHIIKFFRRIYSSTNPDYQICRYLTEHTNFDRSPTYTGSINLNIVKRHDITLALMQKLVPNDGDGWEWMLGELKTVFSTLSRKHIDPNTLPEVQLFSRLKLREVPHEIVDWTGLDLLKRIRTLALRTAQFHVAIGAERNDLKFTADKYNGDYNVWLKNRLLYMFQNRLNTVENNLHKLKDEALELAQELLERKNEVRARFIEFDWHHMKGERIRIHGDYHLGQVLVDGEDFYLLDFEGEPESTIRDRKVKQMPQKDLAGMFRSFHYAIYSTIFEHRDQLGLPIEDLYKAGELLYKYLISIFLDTYLHHVHNNNLNIGYQKEVNFLLQFCLLEKAIYELGYEFNSRPSWAIIPLRGIQSIMNHKQQKV; encoded by the coding sequence ATGTCTAAAGTAAAACTGACCAATCCCACGCGATGGGAAAACCTGCTGGATGATCCAGCTTTCAAGAAACAATTGACTGAAGATGTACTAGAGAACTATGTGGTCTCACAACGATGGTACGGTGGCAAGAGTAGTACACTCAAATACCTAGAGATTAGTGAGTTTTTTACCATAGCGCATAAAGGCGATCACTTTTATGGCTTGCTGCTTGAAGTCAATTTTAAAGAAGCTTTTTACCAGCATTATTTTCTACCGCTAGGCTTTGTGGAGGACAAAAAGGCGGCTGGCGATGGTCTTATTGCGCCAGTTCAATTAGGTGAGAAGACAGGTTACTTGGTTGATGCTTTATACCTCGATTCCTTTAGAAAAGTTCTCTTTGAAAAAATTATTGAGTCGCATCCTGTAGAAGGATTGGGTACTATAACTTTTCACGCAGGCGAGCAACTGGAAGAAACGGAGTATATAAGCAGCAGATTCCTGGGTGCAGAGCAATCCAATACCAGCATCATTTTTAATGATAAACACATTATCAAATTCTTCCGCAGGATTTATAGCAGTACCAATCCAGATTACCAGATTTGCCGCTACCTGACTGAGCATACCAACTTTGACAGATCGCCTACCTATACCGGTTCGATTAATCTAAATATTGTAAAGCGGCACGATATCACGCTGGCATTAATGCAAAAACTGGTGCCCAATGACGGTGATGGTTGGGAATGGATGTTGGGAGAATTAAAGACTGTTTTTAGCACGCTTTCGCGAAAGCATATTGACCCAAACACCTTGCCAGAAGTACAATTATTTTCTAGGCTCAAGCTGCGCGAGGTACCGCACGAGATCGTCGACTGGACTGGGCTGGATTTGTTGAAACGCATCAGGACACTTGCGTTGCGCACGGCACAATTTCACGTGGCGATAGGAGCAGAGCGCAATGATTTGAAATTTACAGCAGATAAGTACAATGGAGATTATAACGTATGGCTTAAGAATAGGTTGCTGTACATGTTCCAAAATCGACTGAATACGGTAGAGAACAACCTACATAAATTGAAAGATGAAGCGCTGGAATTGGCTCAAGAATTATTGGAGCGCAAGAATGAGGTGCGTGCGCGATTTATAGAATTTGACTGGCACCACATGAAAGGTGAGCGCATTCGTATCCATGGTGATTACCATCTTGGGCAAGTGCTGGTAGATGGCGAGGATTTTTATTTACTGGATTTTGAAGGCGAGCCTGAAAGTACTATTCGTGATCGCAAGGTGAAGCAAATGCCACAAAAGGATCTTGCAGGAATGTTCCGCAGTTTTCATTATGCCATTTATTCAACCATTTTTGAGCATCGTGATCAACTAGGTTTACCAATAGAAGATTTGTATAAAGCGGGCGAACTGTTGTACAAGTATTTGATTTCCATATTTCTAGACACTTATCTGCATCATGTACATAACAACAACTTAAACATAGGCTACCAGAAAGAGGTCAATTTCTTGTTACAATTTTGTCTGCTTGAAAAGGCAATTTATGAACTGGGATACGAATTCAATTCTAGACCTAGCTGGGCGATCATACCACTGCGAGGTATTCAAAGCATTATGAATCACAAGCAGCAAAAAGTCTAA
- a CDS encoding DUF1573 domain-containing protein has translation MKRLVLIVAAATATLFTSCNESASAKIDEANLTAAAQRDAVKQDYPEMTFDETSYDFGTVTEGTVVEHEYTFTNTGSSPLVIVNAKGSCGCTVPTWTKEPVAPGEKGMMLVKFNTSGKPDAQTKTVTIKTNTKSGQESITINGFVTPRGQAATPNA, from the coding sequence ATGAAAAGATTAGTATTGATAGTTGCAGCAGCAACAGCGACATTATTTACAAGTTGTAACGAGAGCGCATCTGCCAAAATTGATGAAGCAAACCTTACAGCAGCAGCACAGCGTGATGCAGTAAAGCAAGATTACCCTGAGATGACTTTTGACGAGACGTCTTATGACTTTGGTACCGTGACTGAAGGTACAGTAGTAGAACACGAGTACACTTTTACAAACACAGGTTCATCACCACTTGTAATTGTAAATGCAAAAGGTAGCTGTGGTTGTACCGTTCCTACATGGACTAAGGAACCAGTAGCGCCAGGCGAGAAAGGTATGATGCTAGTAAAGTTCAACACCAGCGGTAAGCCAGATGCACAGACTAAAACAGTAACGATCAAAACCAATACTAAGTCTGGACAAGAGTCTATCACAATCAATGGTTTTGTTACTCCACGCGGTCAAGCGGCAACGCCTAACGCTTAA